A stretch of the Rhodothermales bacterium genome encodes the following:
- a CDS encoding L,D-transpeptidase yields the protein MYVYRTLLALVLLAASAGPSFAQSYISQEALATILNNQHGVLEEAPEVYYNYFTLYNSRDNNVMARNTFFKVLGDGDLDVGKERSKLIELLNRKLVANLSIGDTLIVPTAYDLDFRAYSPFPLFYPGAQEFDKLFIIEKTIQAFAAYDHGKLMRWGIVNTGSEESRTPNGRYNFNWKSEYRISSLSPPGEDWEMYWVFNFHEARGIHIHQYPMPSGGPTSHGCVRLVDADAEWMYNWGEGWQTGRGPGFSTGQRNVIKPGTTVLVIGEDPPVHPEPFAYEKRFPVLKRLMLPAHPFDIPPGTNQQEYFDRVRLASLDQ from the coding sequence ATGTACGTTTACCGCACCCTTCTCGCGCTCGTCCTCCTCGCTGCCAGCGCCGGCCCGTCGTTTGCACAGTCCTATATCAGCCAGGAAGCGCTCGCCACTATCCTGAACAACCAGCACGGAGTTTTGGAAGAGGCGCCGGAAGTCTATTACAACTACTTCACGCTCTATAACAGCCGCGACAACAACGTCATGGCCCGGAATACCTTCTTCAAGGTGCTGGGCGATGGCGACCTCGATGTGGGCAAAGAGCGCAGCAAGCTGATCGAATTGCTTAACCGCAAGTTGGTCGCCAACCTGTCGATCGGCGATACCCTGATCGTCCCGACGGCCTACGACCTAGACTTCCGCGCGTATTCGCCCTTTCCGCTATTCTACCCCGGGGCGCAGGAATTCGATAAACTTTTTATCATCGAAAAGACCATCCAGGCCTTTGCCGCCTACGATCACGGCAAGCTCATGCGTTGGGGCATCGTGAATACAGGCTCGGAGGAGTCTCGGACACCCAATGGCCGGTATAACTTCAACTGGAAAAGCGAGTACCGCATCTCCTCCCTGAGCCCGCCCGGCGAGGACTGGGAGATGTACTGGGTGTTCAACTTCCACGAAGCACGCGGCATCCACATCCACCAGTACCCGATGCCGTCCGGTGGCCCCACCAGCCACGGATGTGTCCGGCTCGTGGATGCCGATGCGGAGTGGATGTATAACTGGGGAGAAGGCTGGCAGACCGGCAGGGGACCCGGCTTCAGTACCGGGCAGCGAAATGTCATCAAGCCAGGGACGACGGTGCTGGTCATCGGGGAGGATCCTCCCGTCCATCCCGAGCCGTTCGCCTATGAGAAACGGTTTCCGGTGCTCAAGCGCCTGATGCTGCCGGCGCATCCCTTCGATATTCCTCCGGGCACGAATCAGCAGGAGTACTTCGACCGCGTCCGCCTCGCCAGCCTGGATCAGTGA
- the lepB gene encoding signal peptidase I, which translates to MDRQDPTSVAPLAGAYANPPIEEAHTATWRERRNILWEWVGAVALALIAALLIRALLFEAFRIPSESMENTLQVGDFVLVSKLHYGARLPVTLGLPFTRLFLERLELPYLRIPGFTGVRRGDVIVFNVPTESAPLDRKTHYIKRVIGLPGDTLSIIDKIPYAGQTALPMTDAMKQRWRAFPAAGEVLQIERLTEAGVVQITLPQRRDDPVDFEATVDVARQVAEWPEVGEVKALVRSGGHAARTFPSGHTFSPDNYGPLPIPAAGDTVVLSDENWAVYEAIITRYEGHDAHRLGENQFEIDGRPAATYVVEQDYYFVMGDNRDSSLDSRTWGFVPDDHVVGKAVLIYFSWDPHQKRARADRIPLRIH; encoded by the coding sequence TTGGACAGGCAGGATCCAACCTCCGTCGCGCCGCTTGCCGGCGCCTATGCCAACCCTCCCATCGAGGAGGCGCATACGGCTACCTGGCGCGAACGACGCAACATCCTGTGGGAGTGGGTTGGGGCCGTCGCCCTCGCCCTCATTGCCGCCTTGCTCATCCGCGCCCTGTTGTTCGAGGCCTTTCGGATCCCCTCGGAGTCGATGGAGAACACCCTTCAGGTGGGCGACTTCGTCCTGGTCTCCAAACTGCACTATGGCGCGCGGTTACCCGTGACGCTGGGTCTCCCCTTTACCCGATTGTTTCTGGAGCGCCTAGAGTTGCCCTATCTGCGCATCCCCGGTTTTACGGGTGTGCGGCGCGGTGATGTCATCGTGTTTAACGTCCCAACGGAGTCCGCCCCGCTCGATCGCAAGACGCATTATATCAAGCGCGTCATAGGGCTGCCTGGCGATACCTTATCGATCATCGACAAGATTCCCTACGCCGGCCAGACGGCGCTGCCCATGACGGACGCGATGAAGCAGCGCTGGCGCGCTTTTCCGGCGGCTGGTGAAGTGTTGCAGATCGAACGGCTCACCGAGGCCGGCGTCGTCCAAATCACCCTACCGCAGCGCCGCGACGATCCGGTCGACTTCGAGGCGACGGTCGATGTCGCCCGCCAGGTGGCCGAGTGGCCTGAGGTGGGAGAGGTGAAAGCCCTCGTGCGTTCCGGAGGTCATGCCGCCCGCACGTTCCCGAGTGGCCACACCTTTTCGCCCGACAATTACGGCCCGCTGCCGATCCCCGCGGCCGGCGATACCGTCGTATTGTCCGATGAGAACTGGGCTGTCTACGAGGCGATCATCACTCGGTACGAAGGCCATGATGCGCATCGGTTGGGGGAGAACCAGTTCGAGATCGATGGCCGCCCGGCCGCCACGTATGTAGTCGAGCAAGACTACTACTTTGTCATGGGAGACAACCGCGACAGCTCACTCGATAGCCGGACGTGGGGATTTGTGCCGGACGACCATGTCGTCGGCAAGGCGGTGCTGATCTACTTCTCCTGGGACCCGCATCAGAAGCGCGCTCGGGCGGATCGAATTCCCCTGCGCATTCACTGA
- the lepB gene encoding signal peptidase I, with protein sequence MKTSSMSQDKRRRDRQKTRDKGRSAAETGRDAEGSGRPAQKGKLREWGEALLFAVIVMLIVRTFIFDLFRIPTPSMEKSLLVGDYLFVSKLHYGTRTPLTLGVPFTQIYMPGVEFPDFRFPGFTEVKRGDAVVFNYPVEDKPIDRKTHYIKRVIGLPGESIEVRDKIVYIDGEAQAFAEGMQRLWNVYKTDPRVHLSASRLSAIGVDTVSATIDPQLVRVVATEQAIDQIRTWPYIDRVEPYLAPLNAGYSGVMYPPGRGYTPDQFGALTIPGAGMTVELTPESWPVYEPVIRRYEHHAVRVTPEGTFVIDGQPATTYTFAQNYYFVMGDNRDNSEDSRFWGFVPMDHVVGKALLVYYSWDANAFLPRFRRFFKIIH encoded by the coding sequence TTGAAGACTTCCTCCATGTCGCAAGACAAGCGCCGCCGAGATCGGCAGAAAACACGTGATAAAGGGCGGAGCGCCGCCGAAACCGGCCGGGACGCCGAGGGCTCGGGCAGGCCGGCCCAGAAAGGCAAACTCCGGGAGTGGGGCGAGGCCCTACTGTTTGCCGTTATTGTCATGTTGATCGTCCGGACGTTTATCTTCGACCTCTTCCGGATCCCGACCCCGTCGATGGAGAAAAGCCTGCTGGTGGGGGATTACCTCTTTGTATCCAAACTCCACTACGGCACCCGGACGCCGCTCACACTCGGCGTTCCCTTTACGCAGATCTACATGCCGGGCGTCGAATTCCCCGACTTTCGGTTTCCGGGATTTACGGAGGTAAAACGCGGCGACGCCGTCGTATTTAACTATCCCGTCGAGGATAAACCCATCGACCGGAAAACGCACTACATCAAGCGGGTGATCGGCCTGCCGGGGGAGTCGATCGAGGTACGGGATAAGATCGTGTATATTGATGGGGAAGCCCAGGCATTCGCCGAGGGGATGCAACGGCTGTGGAATGTCTACAAAACCGACCCTCGGGTGCATCTTTCGGCCTCTCGCCTGAGCGCCATCGGCGTGGATACCGTTTCCGCCACGATCGACCCGCAACTCGTCCGCGTCGTGGCGACGGAGCAAGCTATCGACCAGATTCGCACGTGGCCTTATATCGACCGCGTGGAGCCTTATCTGGCCCCCCTCAACGCCGGCTACAGCGGCGTCATGTATCCCCCGGGCCGCGGATATACGCCGGACCAGTTCGGCGCGCTAACCATTCCTGGCGCCGGGATGACGGTGGAGCTGACACCTGAAAGCTGGCCAGTCTATGAACCCGTGATCCGCCGCTATGAACACCACGCCGTTCGGGTGACGCCGGAAGGAACGTTCGTGATCGACGGGCAGCCGGCAACCACGTATACGTTCGCGCAGAACTACTACTTCGTGATGGGCGATAATCGCGACAACTCGGAAGACAGCCGTTTCTGGGGCTTCGTGCCAATGGATCACGTGGTAGGGAAGGCACTGCTCGTCTATTACTCGTGGGATGCCAACGCCTTCCTGCCGCGTTTCCGGCGGTTCTTCAAGATTATCCACTGA
- the lepA gene encoding translation elongation factor 4, which yields MTGYQDRIRNFCIIAHIDHGKSTLADRLLELTGTLSSRELQNQVLDSMDLERERGITIKSHAIRMKYQADDGHEYILNLIDTPGHVDFTYEVSRALKACEGAILVVDAAQGIEAQTISNMYLALEAGLEIIPVMNKVDLPSARPELIAQTIEQLIGEPAEEILSISAKTGVGVAAVLEAIVRRVPPPKGDPNGQLRALIFDSVFNQYRGAVVYVRVFEGTLTKRERMRFMSNYKEYDAEEIGILRLNMEPTEQLRAGEVGYVIGSVKDVRDTRVGDTITSARNPAEVPIKGFMESKPMVFSGLYPTESEKFEDLRSSLEKLQLNDASLTYEPESSSALGFGFRVGFLGLLHMEIIQERLDREFGLDIITTVPNVKYEAEMLDKSILVIDNPSDLPAPSTFIELREPYVKAQIITPIEYIGGLMQLCQDRRGIYINTQYLDTERVDLHYELPLAEIIFDFYDKLKSITRGYASFDYEVLDYRQSELVKLDVMINGDPVDTLSTIVHRDKAYEIGRKLTKKLRELIPRQMFEVAIQAGIGSRIIARETVKAMRKDVTAKCYGGDISRKRKLLEKQKEGKKRMKQVGRVDVPQEAFLAVLAIED from the coding sequence ATGACCGGGTATCAAGATAGGATCCGCAATTTTTGCATCATCGCGCACATCGATCACGGGAAAAGCACCCTCGCCGATCGCCTGCTCGAACTTACGGGTACCCTGAGCTCGCGCGAGCTACAGAACCAGGTACTCGACAGCATGGATCTCGAACGGGAGCGTGGCATCACGATCAAGAGCCACGCGATCCGGATGAAGTACCAGGCCGACGATGGGCACGAGTACATCCTCAATCTGATCGACACTCCCGGGCACGTGGACTTCACCTACGAGGTCTCGCGTGCGCTGAAGGCGTGTGAAGGCGCCATCCTGGTCGTGGACGCGGCGCAGGGCATCGAGGCGCAGACGATTTCGAACATGTACCTCGCGCTCGAGGCGGGCCTGGAGATCATCCCGGTGATGAACAAAGTCGATCTCCCCAGCGCGCGCCCGGAACTCATCGCCCAGACCATCGAACAGCTGATCGGCGAGCCGGCGGAGGAAATCCTCTCCATCAGCGCCAAGACGGGCGTGGGCGTGGCCGCCGTCCTCGAGGCCATCGTCCGCCGAGTGCCGCCCCCGAAGGGTGACCCCAACGGACAACTGCGGGCGCTGATCTTCGACTCCGTGTTCAACCAGTACCGCGGCGCGGTCGTATACGTGCGCGTGTTCGAAGGCACGCTGACGAAGCGCGAGCGGATGCGGTTCATGTCCAACTACAAGGAGTACGACGCGGAAGAGATCGGCATCCTGCGGTTGAACATGGAGCCGACCGAGCAGCTGCGCGCCGGCGAGGTGGGGTATGTGATCGGGTCGGTGAAGGACGTCCGCGATACGCGTGTCGGCGACACGATCACGTCCGCCCGGAACCCGGCCGAAGTGCCCATCAAGGGCTTCATGGAGTCGAAGCCGATGGTGTTCAGCGGGTTGTACCCGACGGAGTCCGAAAAATTCGAAGACCTCCGTTCTTCTCTCGAGAAGCTCCAGCTCAACGACGCGTCGCTCACCTACGAACCCGAAAGCTCGTCGGCGCTGGGATTTGGCTTCCGGGTCGGCTTCCTCGGGCTGCTGCACATGGAAATCATCCAGGAGCGGCTGGACCGGGAGTTCGGGCTGGACATTATCACGACGGTCCCGAACGTCAAATACGAGGCGGAGATGCTCGACAAGTCGATTCTCGTGATCGACAACCCGAGCGACCTGCCGGCGCCGAGCACATTCATCGAACTTCGCGAGCCCTATGTCAAGGCTCAGATCATCACACCGATTGAGTACATCGGGGGCCTGATGCAGTTGTGCCAGGATCGTCGGGGCATCTATATCAATACCCAGTATCTGGACACGGAGCGGGTCGACCTCCACTATGAATTGCCGCTGGCTGAGATCATCTTCGATTTTTACGACAAGTTGAAGAGCATCACGCGAGGCTATGCCTCGTTTGATTATGAAGTGCTCGACTACCGGCAGAGCGAACTCGTCAAGCTGGACGTTATGATCAACGGCGATCCGGTCGATACCCTTTCCACGATCGTCCATCGCGACAAGGCGTACGAGATTGGCCGCAAGCTGACCAAAAAGCTGCGTGAGCTGATTCCTCGCCAGATGTTCGAGGTCGCCATCCAGGCCGGCATCGGCTCGCGCATTATTGCCCGCGAAACCGTGAAGGCGATGCGCAAAGACGTGACCGCAAAGTGTTACGGCGGCGACATTTCCCGGAAGCGCAAGCTGCTCGAAAAGCAGAAGGAGGGCAAGAAACGCATGAAACAGGTGGGCCGCGTGGATGTGCCTCAGGAAGCCTTCCTCGCCGTGCTGGCGATCGAGGACTGA
- the lspA gene encoding signal peptidase II: protein MHIFWITFSIIVIDQITKQMVLRSMYVGESIALVGDWLKFTFTENPGMAFGITFGPRGMVTFLSMAATGLIVVYLYRVRNLYKPYRISIACILGGALGNIIDRVFYGMLFNDAPLFAGKVVDFIHVNLWRGYLPEAWPLVGGKYTALFPIWNVADMAIVLGVVGILFFQGAFQEELMREQQKSDVEDADVTEAGASEGADLAAPEKAARPEGSSQE from the coding sequence ATGCACATTTTCTGGATTACGTTTAGCATCATCGTCATCGATCAGATCACCAAGCAGATGGTGCTCCGCAGTATGTATGTGGGCGAGTCCATCGCGCTGGTGGGGGACTGGTTGAAGTTTACGTTCACGGAAAATCCGGGGATGGCATTCGGCATTACGTTCGGTCCTCGAGGCATGGTAACGTTTCTTTCCATGGCCGCGACGGGGCTGATCGTGGTGTATCTGTATCGGGTCCGAAACCTGTATAAGCCGTACCGCATCAGCATTGCGTGCATTCTGGGCGGTGCGCTCGGCAACATCATCGACCGGGTGTTTTACGGGATGTTGTTCAACGACGCCCCGCTGTTCGCCGGCAAGGTGGTGGACTTCATCCACGTCAACCTCTGGCGGGGGTACTTGCCCGAGGCGTGGCCGCTGGTTGGCGGCAAATATACGGCGCTGTTCCCCATCTGGAACGTAGCCGACATGGCCATCGTGCTTGGGGTGGTCGGCATCCTGTTTTTTCAGGGCGCCTTCCAGGAGGAACTGATGCGTGAACAGCAAAAGTCGGACGTCGAAGACGCCGACGTTACCGAAGCAGGCGCCTCCGAGGGCGCGGACCTCGCGGCCCCCGAGAAGGCCGCTCGCCCGGAGGGATCATCACAGGAATGA
- a CDS encoding molecular chaperone DnaK, whose amino-acid sequence MEKIDTPIVAKSALNDEDLRHFEDLLMQRRASAMDDVDRMRATLQDAREQSENDTAYSFHMADAGTDAMEREKLYLMIARQQKYVSYLDRALERIKNKTYGICKITGNPISKERLEAVPHTEISIEAKLKQRK is encoded by the coding sequence ATGGAAAAAATAGATACGCCCATCGTTGCAAAATCAGCGCTCAACGATGAGGATCTCCGGCATTTCGAGGACCTGCTGATGCAGCGCCGTGCGTCCGCGATGGACGATGTCGATCGCATGCGCGCGACATTGCAAGATGCACGGGAGCAATCCGAGAACGACACCGCGTACAGCTTCCACATGGCCGACGCCGGCACGGATGCCATGGAGCGCGAAAAGTTGTACCTCATGATTGCCCGGCAGCAGAAATACGTAAGTTATCTGGATCGAGCGTTGGAGCGGATCAAAAACAAAACTTACGGGATCTGCAAGATCACCGGCAACCCGATTTCAAAGGAGCGGTTGGAGGCGGTGCCTCACACCGAGATTTCCATCGAAGCCAAACTGAAACAGCGTAAGTAA
- the ileS gene encoding isoleucine--tRNA ligase: protein MPMFKEEKQYDQPALELEMLALWEREQLFARSIAARRDAPTFTFYEGPPTANGRPGIHHVLARTIKDTFCRYKTMKGYRVERKAGWDTHGLPVEIEVEKALGLEGRHQVEAYGIEKYNVACRESVLKYKAQWDELTTRMGYWVDLDHPYVTFKNEYIESVWWLLKQIYEKGLLYKGYKIQWYSPGSTTVLSSHEVSLGYKEVQDPSVYVRFKEIGAEDTYFLAWTTTPWTLISNAGLAVGPKIEYVTFRQTAADQPQERLIVARARASVLPESYVEESSCTGRELVGRRYEPLFDYFMGEAGADRAWRVVEADFVSTDDGTGIVHMAPAFGAEDFEVGRKQGLPMFNPVTVDGVFDERAVLVAGLWFKDADKVINRQLKEQGLLFRQDSYLHNYPHDWRKGTPLMSYPVESWFIRTTAVKERMIELNEQINWQPRQIGEGRFGEWLKNNVDWALSRRRYWGTPLPIWQSDYPGSTYIEVIGSVAELRAKCGDQLPADDALDLHRPFVDRFTWPAPDGGTMRRVPDLIDVWFDSGAMPFAQWHYPFENKEQFEQNFPADFIAEGVDQTRGWFYTLHAIATLVMDEKAFKNVVVNGLLLDEKGEKMSKTKGNAVDPFAALAKHGADPVRWYMMSNSPPWEDLKFSERGLGDAQRRFFGTLQNVFAFFATYANIDGFTYAGERIPVAARTELDRWVMSRLNTTIATVDAAYAEYNPTRAARAIEGFVEALSNWYVRRSRRRFWSAKAGESGDGADKQAAYQTVYECLEAVARLMSPIAPFFGDWLYRALNDATGRSPQASVHLALLPEVERTAVDEGLEQRMALAQTISSIVLALRNAAGINVRQPLPRIMVVTGPAAAEAMVERVRAIILDEVNVKQIEYVSGSSRVVKRAAKANFKALGKRLGGDMKEAAARIRSLNEEEISRFLEEGTISLDISGRPIPFEGEDIEIVSEGIDGWLVEQEDGVTVALDTAISEDLLVEGLARESVNRIQNMRKAADFEVTDRIQVQYSASSRLAQAIARQAHWIRNETLAASLEEALHPAGVLVESFSIGEETLTLAVDRMA, encoded by the coding sequence ATGCCCATGTTTAAAGAGGAAAAGCAGTACGATCAGCCTGCGCTGGAGCTGGAGATGTTGGCGCTTTGGGAGCGGGAGCAGCTATTTGCGCGCAGCATCGCGGCGCGGCGCGATGCGCCGACCTTCACCTTCTACGAGGGCCCTCCGACGGCAAACGGCCGGCCGGGCATTCACCACGTGCTCGCCCGGACCATTAAGGACACGTTCTGTCGCTACAAGACGATGAAGGGCTATCGGGTCGAGCGGAAAGCCGGCTGGGACACCCACGGGCTGCCGGTCGAGATCGAAGTCGAGAAAGCCCTCGGCCTCGAGGGCCGGCACCAGGTGGAGGCGTACGGCATCGAGAAGTACAATGTCGCCTGCCGCGAGAGTGTGCTGAAATACAAGGCACAATGGGATGAGCTAACCACCCGGATGGGGTACTGGGTGGATCTGGATCATCCCTACGTCACCTTCAAGAACGAGTACATCGAATCCGTCTGGTGGCTCCTCAAGCAGATCTACGAAAAAGGGCTGCTGTACAAGGGGTATAAGATCCAGTGGTATAGCCCGGGATCGACCACCGTGCTGTCGTCCCACGAAGTGAGCCTCGGCTACAAGGAGGTGCAGGACCCCAGCGTCTACGTCCGCTTCAAAGAGATTGGGGCCGAGGATACCTACTTCCTGGCGTGGACGACCACCCCGTGGACGCTGATCTCCAACGCCGGCCTGGCCGTGGGGCCCAAAATCGAATACGTCACGTTCCGGCAGACCGCGGCGGACCAGCCCCAGGAGCGCCTGATCGTGGCGCGCGCCCGCGCGTCCGTGTTGCCGGAGAGCTATGTCGAGGAGTCCTCGTGCACCGGCCGCGAGCTGGTGGGGCGGCGGTATGAGCCGCTGTTTGACTATTTCATGGGAGAGGCAGGCGCCGATCGGGCCTGGCGTGTCGTCGAGGCGGATTTTGTGTCCACGGATGATGGCACTGGCATCGTGCACATGGCGCCAGCGTTTGGCGCCGAGGACTTCGAGGTGGGCCGCAAGCAGGGCCTTCCGATGTTTAACCCCGTCACGGTGGATGGCGTGTTCGACGAGCGCGCCGTGCTGGTGGCCGGGTTGTGGTTCAAGGACGCCGACAAGGTCATCAATCGCCAGCTGAAAGAGCAGGGGTTACTGTTCCGGCAGGACAGCTACCTGCACAACTACCCACACGACTGGCGCAAGGGCACGCCGCTGATGAGCTACCCGGTCGAGAGCTGGTTCATCCGCACGACGGCCGTGAAAGAGCGGATGATCGAGCTCAACGAACAGATTAACTGGCAACCGCGGCAGATCGGCGAGGGGCGGTTTGGCGAGTGGCTGAAGAACAATGTCGACTGGGCCCTGAGCCGGCGGCGCTACTGGGGCACCCCGCTGCCGATCTGGCAGTCCGACTACCCGGGTTCGACGTATATCGAGGTCATCGGCTCGGTGGCCGAGCTACGCGCGAAGTGCGGCGACCAGCTGCCGGCGGACGATGCGCTGGACCTGCATCGCCCGTTTGTGGACCGATTCACCTGGCCGGCGCCCGACGGCGGCACCATGCGTCGCGTGCCGGACCTCATCGACGTCTGGTTCGATTCCGGCGCCATGCCCTTCGCCCAGTGGCACTACCCGTTTGAAAACAAGGAACAGTTCGAACAGAACTTCCCGGCGGATTTTATCGCCGAGGGGGTCGACCAGACACGGGGTTGGTTTTATACGCTCCACGCGATAGCGACCCTCGTGATGGACGAAAAGGCGTTTAAAAACGTCGTCGTGAACGGACTTTTGCTCGACGAGAAGGGCGAGAAGATGTCCAAGACGAAGGGCAACGCCGTCGATCCGTTTGCCGCACTCGCGAAACACGGTGCGGACCCCGTACGCTGGTATATGATGAGCAATTCGCCCCCCTGGGAGGACCTCAAGTTCTCCGAGCGGGGGCTGGGCGATGCGCAGCGGCGGTTCTTCGGGACGCTTCAGAACGTATTTGCGTTTTTTGCGACGTACGCCAATATCGACGGGTTCACATACGCCGGCGAGCGGATTCCCGTGGCGGCGCGGACCGAGCTGGATCGGTGGGTGATGAGCCGGCTCAACACGACGATCGCGACCGTCGATGCCGCCTATGCCGAATACAACCCGACCCGTGCCGCGCGCGCGATCGAAGGGTTCGTCGAAGCGTTGTCCAACTGGTACGTGCGCCGCTCGCGCCGGCGTTTCTGGAGCGCTAAGGCCGGTGAAAGCGGCGACGGAGCGGACAAGCAGGCGGCGTATCAGACCGTGTACGAGTGCCTCGAGGCCGTCGCGAGGTTGATGAGCCCCATAGCGCCGTTTTTCGGGGACTGGCTCTACCGCGCCCTGAACGACGCCACCGGGCGGTCCCCGCAGGCGTCCGTGCACCTCGCGCTGCTGCCGGAGGTAGAGCGGACCGCGGTGGATGAGGGGCTCGAGCAGCGGATGGCGCTGGCGCAGACGATCTCCTCGATCGTGCTCGCGCTGCGCAACGCGGCCGGCATCAACGTCCGCCAGCCGCTGCCGCGGATCATGGTCGTCACCGGGCCCGCGGCGGCTGAAGCGATGGTCGAGCGTGTCCGCGCGATCATCCTGGATGAAGTCAACGTCAAGCAGATCGAGTACGTCTCCGGGTCCAGCCGGGTCGTCAAACGGGCGGCAAAGGCCAATTTTAAGGCATTGGGCAAGCGGCTTGGAGGCGACATGAAGGAGGCCGCAGCACGGATTCGAAGTCTTAACGAAGAAGAAATTTCAAGATTCCTTGAAGAAGGTACTATTTCTCTCGATATTAGCGGCCGCCCCATTCCTTTCGAAGGAGAGGATATCGAAATCGTCAGCGAAGGCATCGACGGGTGGTTGGTGGAGCAGGAGGACGGCGTGACCGTAGCGCTGGACACTGCGATCTCCGAGGACCTGTTGGTGGAAGGCCTGGCGCGCGAATCGGTGAACCGTATCCAGAATATGCGAAAAGCGGCCGATTTTGAGGTGACGGATCGCATACAGGTTCAGTACAGCGCGTCCAGCCGGCTGGCGCAAGCCATCGCCCGGCAGGCGCACTGGATTCGGAACGAGACACTGGCAGCATCGTTGGAAGAGGCACTTCATCCAGCTGGGGTGCTTGTGGAGTCGTTTTCCATAGGAGAGGAGACACTCACCCTCGCAGTAGACCGAATGGCCTGA